Proteins encoded together in one Synechococcus sp. BL107 window:
- a CDS encoding glycosyltransferase family 2 protein, whose translation MLTLLCRDEADILESMLRFHLDQGVELIIATDNGSMDGSLTLLQRYERMGKLRLIQEPDHSHDQAVWVTRMARMAADLGADWVINSDADEFWWPTQGNLASTLAALPSSVQAVTVERTNFLPPARDAKDQRPFHQRQVLRERISRNSLGEPLPPKLIHRADPNVTVSDGNHGATVNGERLSTISNGGIEILHVPIRSYPQLERKIRQGSEALERNRRIGPGVGHSWRSLYNTHLKAGTLLAYYDGLRPDEATLTAQLASGELIDDRRLQRSLGDQIPRVAVITPYYKEPLAQLQQCHQSVLAQSEPCLHVLVSDGHPRPRINKWNAEHVRLPRSHGDIGSTPRLIGCYHAIGLGVNAVAFLDADNWYGPNHIADLLASMDKEKADFVSSGRTLCRLDGSEMGPCPLTDPERFIDTNTMLFGRQAFQLLHHWVLMPSYGHLIGDRIMLNHVRRSNLKRHHLNQGSVFYRCAKEGLYRQMGEVIPEGVQPRPNYEASFRQWEADGQPPL comes from the coding sequence ATGCTCACCCTGCTCTGCCGGGATGAGGCCGACATCCTCGAGAGCATGCTGCGGTTTCATCTCGATCAGGGAGTGGAGCTGATCATTGCCACCGACAACGGTTCAATGGATGGCAGCTTGACCCTGCTGCAACGCTATGAACGGATGGGGAAGCTGCGGCTGATCCAAGAGCCAGACCACAGCCACGATCAAGCGGTGTGGGTGACGCGAATGGCACGGATGGCGGCGGACCTGGGCGCCGACTGGGTGATCAACAGCGATGCCGATGAATTTTGGTGGCCAACCCAGGGCAATCTCGCCTCCACTCTGGCGGCGCTGCCGAGCTCAGTTCAGGCCGTGACTGTGGAGCGCACGAATTTTCTACCTCCAGCACGAGACGCCAAGGATCAACGCCCCTTCCACCAGCGCCAGGTGCTGCGGGAACGCATTTCGCGCAACAGCCTGGGGGAACCACTTCCCCCCAAGCTGATTCATCGCGCCGATCCGAACGTCACGGTGAGTGATGGCAACCACGGCGCCACGGTGAACGGCGAACGCCTGAGCACGATCAGTAACGGCGGCATTGAAATCCTGCATGTGCCGATTCGCAGCTACCCCCAACTCGAACGAAAGATTCGCCAAGGCTCCGAAGCCCTCGAACGCAACCGCCGCATTGGGCCTGGGGTTGGCCACAGCTGGCGCAGCCTGTATAACACCCACCTCAAAGCCGGCACCCTTCTCGCTTACTACGACGGCCTCCGCCCCGATGAGGCAACGCTCACCGCCCAACTGGCCAGCGGCGAGCTGATCGACGACCGGAGGCTTCAGCGCAGCCTGGGCGACCAAATCCCACGGGTGGCTGTGATCACGCCCTACTACAAAGAGCCCTTGGCCCAACTGCAGCAATGCCATCAGAGCGTGCTGGCCCAAAGCGAGCCCTGCCTGCACGTGCTGGTGTCCGACGGACACCCACGCCCACGCATCAACAAATGGAACGCTGAGCATGTGCGACTCCCCCGCAGCCATGGGGACATTGGCTCCACCCCCCGGCTGATTGGCTGCTATCACGCCATCGGGTTAGGGGTGAATGCCGTCGCCTTCCTCGATGCCGACAACTGGTACGGACCAAACCACATCGCTGATTTGCTGGCATCCATGGACAAGGAGAAAGCCGATTTTGTTTCGAGTGGCCGAACCCTCTGCCGCCTCGATGGCTCAGAGATGGGGCCGTGCCCCCTCACCGATCCAGAACGGTTCATTGACACCAACACGATGCTGTTTGGTCGACAAGCATTCCAGTTACTCCACCATTGGGTACTGATGCCGAGCTACGGCCACCTCATCGGTGACCGGATCATGCTGAACCACGTGCGGCGCTCGAATCTCAAACGCCATCACCTCAATCAAGGCTCAGTGTTTTACCGCTGCGCCAAAGAAGGGCTCTACCGCCAAATGGGTGAGGTGATTCCAGAAGGAGTTCAGCCCCGCCCTAATTACGAGGCATCGTTCCGTCAGTGGGAGGCCGATGGTCAGCCGCCGCTTTGA
- the secA gene encoding preprotein translocase subunit SecA, translated as MLKLLLGDPNARKLKRYQPLVSDITLLEEEIAPLSDDDLRRRTAAFQERLANAGTLVNQRLILDEILPEAFAVVREAGKRVLGMRHFDVQLIGGMVLHEGQIAEMKTGEGKTLVATLPSYLNALTGRGVHVVTVNDYLARRDAEWMGQVHRFLGLSVGLIQQDMRPEERRRNYACDITYATNSELGFDYLRDNMAADISEVVQREFQFCVIDEVDSILIDEARTPLIISGQVEREQEKYQQAAQLAASLERSAEMGKDGIDPEGDYEVDEKQRSCTLTDEGFAKAEKTLGVQDLFDPQDPWAHYITNALKAKELFVKDVNYIVRDDEAVIVDEFTGRVMPGRRWSDGQHQAIEAKEKLQIQPETQTLASITYQNFFLLYPRLAGMTGTAKTEEVEFEKTYKLQTTIVPTNRIRARQDWADQVYKTEVAKWRAVANETAEIHKKARPVLVGTTSVEKSELLSSLLAEQDIPHNLLNAKPENVERESEIVAQAGRAGAVTIATNMAGRGTDIILGGNSDYMARLKLREVLLGRLVKPEDGPLPSLPVQDSASATGFSETSATASPRAGASLYPCELSESTDQVLAQLARDLVKAWGDRALSVLDLEERIATAAEKAPTEDAEIQSLREAIALVRGEYDAVVKEEEARVRDAGGLHVIGTERHESRRVDNQLRGRAGRQGDPGSTRFFLSLGDNLLRIFGGERVAGLMNAFRVEEDMPIESGMLTRSLEGAQKKVETYYYDIRKQVFEYDEVMNNQRRAVYSERRRVLDGRALKKQVIGYGERTMNEIVEAYVNPDLPPEEWDLDQLVGKVKEFIYLLEDLTPAQVNGLGMDELKAFLQEQLRNAYDLKEGQIEQQRPGLMREAERFFILQQIDTLWREHLQAMDALRESVGLRGYGQKDPLIEYKNEGYDMFLEMMTNMRRNVIYSMFMFQPAAPQSGG; from the coding sequence ATGCTCAAGCTCCTGCTGGGTGACCCCAATGCCCGCAAGCTGAAGCGCTACCAGCCGCTTGTTTCCGACATCACTCTTCTCGAAGAGGAAATTGCTCCCCTGAGCGACGACGATTTACGTAGACGTACGGCCGCATTTCAAGAACGTCTTGCCAATGCCGGCACGCTTGTGAATCAAAGGCTCATCCTTGATGAGATTCTCCCTGAGGCGTTTGCTGTTGTTCGAGAAGCCGGAAAGCGTGTTCTCGGGATGCGTCACTTCGACGTGCAATTGATTGGCGGCATGGTGCTGCATGAGGGTCAGATTGCTGAGATGAAAACCGGCGAAGGCAAAACTCTTGTCGCTACGTTGCCTAGCTACCTCAATGCTCTCACCGGTCGTGGTGTGCATGTGGTCACTGTGAACGACTATCTGGCCCGTCGTGATGCTGAGTGGATGGGGCAGGTCCACCGTTTTCTGGGTTTATCAGTTGGTTTGATCCAGCAGGACATGCGCCCGGAGGAGCGACGCCGCAACTATGCCTGCGATATCACCTATGCCACAAATTCGGAGTTGGGTTTCGATTACCTCCGCGACAATATGGCCGCGGATATTAGTGAAGTGGTTCAACGCGAATTTCAGTTTTGCGTGATTGACGAGGTGGATTCAATCCTCATTGATGAGGCGCGTACACCCTTAATCATTTCTGGCCAGGTCGAGCGTGAGCAGGAGAAATACCAACAAGCTGCCCAATTGGCTGCCTCCCTTGAGCGCTCTGCCGAGATGGGTAAAGACGGTATCGATCCTGAGGGTGATTACGAAGTGGATGAGAAGCAGCGCAGTTGCACTCTTACGGATGAAGGCTTTGCCAAAGCCGAGAAAACTTTGGGTGTCCAGGATCTGTTTGACCCCCAGGACCCCTGGGCCCACTACATCACCAACGCCCTGAAGGCGAAGGAGTTGTTTGTGAAGGATGTGAACTACATAGTTCGGGATGACGAAGCGGTGATTGTTGATGAATTCACCGGTCGTGTGATGCCAGGCCGTCGTTGGAGTGATGGCCAGCACCAAGCGATCGAGGCCAAGGAAAAGCTTCAGATTCAACCGGAAACGCAAACTCTCGCTTCGATTACCTACCAGAACTTCTTTCTTCTCTATCCGCGATTGGCGGGCATGACCGGCACCGCCAAAACAGAGGAAGTGGAGTTCGAGAAGACCTACAAATTGCAGACCACGATTGTTCCGACCAATCGCATTCGCGCACGTCAAGACTGGGCTGATCAGGTATATAAAACTGAAGTGGCGAAGTGGCGGGCTGTTGCCAACGAAACTGCCGAGATCCACAAAAAAGCGCGTCCGGTGCTGGTGGGTACCACATCGGTGGAAAAGAGTGAGTTGTTGAGCAGCCTGCTGGCAGAACAAGATATTCCCCACAACTTGCTTAATGCCAAACCCGAAAATGTGGAACGGGAATCAGAAATCGTGGCTCAAGCAGGCCGCGCTGGTGCCGTCACGATTGCCACCAACATGGCGGGCCGTGGTACGGACATCATTCTTGGTGGGAACAGCGATTACATGGCCCGCCTCAAGTTGCGAGAGGTGTTGCTCGGTCGCCTAGTCAAGCCAGAAGATGGTCCGCTTCCATCCCTTCCTGTCCAGGATTCAGCCTCTGCTACTGGGTTCTCTGAGACGTCTGCAACGGCATCGCCCCGGGCCGGAGCCAGCCTTTATCCCTGTGAGCTTTCGGAGTCCACAGATCAAGTTCTTGCTCAACTTGCGCGAGATTTGGTGAAGGCATGGGGCGATCGCGCCCTCAGCGTGCTTGATCTTGAGGAGAGGATTGCCACGGCGGCCGAAAAGGCCCCAACCGAAGATGCCGAGATCCAATCGCTGCGGGAAGCGATTGCTCTGGTACGGGGTGAATACGACGCGGTCGTGAAGGAGGAGGAGGCCCGTGTGCGCGATGCCGGCGGGCTGCACGTCATTGGTACCGAGCGACACGAGTCGCGCCGAGTAGATAACCAGCTTCGCGGTCGTGCTGGACGTCAGGGTGATCCCGGTTCCACGCGCTTTTTCCTATCGCTAGGCGACAACCTTTTGCGCATTTTTGGTGGTGAGCGCGTGGCTGGCTTGATGAATGCATTCCGGGTGGAGGAAGACATGCCGATTGAGTCGGGCATGCTGACTCGCTCCCTGGAAGGTGCCCAGAAAAAAGTTGAGACGTACTACTACGACATCCGGAAGCAAGTGTTCGAGTACGACGAGGTGATGAACAATCAGCGCCGTGCTGTGTATTCCGAACGTCGCCGTGTGCTGGACGGCCGTGCGTTGAAGAAGCAGGTGATTGGCTATGGCGAACGAACGATGAATGAAATCGTGGAGGCTTACGTGAATCCCGATCTACCCCCTGAGGAATGGGATTTGGATCAGTTGGTGGGAAAGGTGAAGGAATTCATTTACTTGCTTGAAGATCTCACCCCTGCACAAGTGAATGGTTTGGGGATGGACGAGCTCAAGGCTTTCCTTCAGGAGCAATTGCGCAATGCTTACGACCTCAAAGAAGGTCAGATTGAGCAGCAACGCCCAGGCCTGATGAGAGAGGCCGAGCGCTTCTTCATCCTTCAGCAGATCGACACCCTTTGGCGCGAACATCTCCAGGCGATGGATGCGCTTCGGGAATCCGTGGGTCTACGGGGCTATGGACAGAAAGATCCTTTGATCGAATACAAGAACGAGGGTTACGACATGTTCCTCGAGATGATGACCAACATGCGCCGCAATGTGATCTATTCGATGTTCATGTTCCAGCCTGCTGCACCTCAAAGCGGCGGCTGA
- a CDS encoding sulfotransferase domain-containing protein: MPARLPDFLGIGTQKGGTTSLHEWLCGHSQIYLPDCKEVHYFDLNHERNESWYKNHFIDAREDQKCGEITPFYLFHPNVPSRIHKLLPKVKMIVLLRDPAERAISQILHAKRKGFETLSPEEAIAREQERLQQGGIWSLQKHSYIGRSRYLEQLDRYEKLFKKDQMLILKSEDLFEKPAQEWIKITEFLGIRSDLRLPSMPKANEGVSMNEKLKQRLRRKIRKELQATADGIKERYGFEWTWN, encoded by the coding sequence ATGCCTGCTCGACTGCCGGACTTCTTAGGGATAGGAACCCAAAAAGGGGGAACAACGAGTTTGCACGAATGGCTATGCGGACATTCCCAGATTTATTTGCCTGACTGCAAGGAAGTGCACTACTTCGATTTGAACCATGAAAGGAATGAAAGTTGGTATAAAAACCATTTCATAGACGCCAGAGAGGATCAAAAATGCGGTGAAATAACGCCATTTTATTTATTTCACCCAAACGTTCCATCAAGAATACACAAACTATTGCCGAAAGTTAAAATGATTGTATTGCTAAGAGATCCAGCAGAGAGAGCAATATCACAAATTTTGCATGCTAAAAGAAAGGGATTCGAAACACTTTCACCAGAGGAAGCCATAGCAAGAGAACAAGAAAGGCTCCAACAAGGAGGCATATGGAGCCTCCAAAAACATAGTTACATAGGAAGAAGCAGGTATTTAGAACAACTAGACAGATATGAGAAATTATTCAAAAAAGATCAAATGCTTATATTAAAAAGCGAAGACCTATTCGAAAAACCAGCCCAAGAATGGATAAAAATAACCGAATTCTTAGGGATTAGATCAGACTTAAGGCTCCCAAGCATGCCAAAGGCGAATGAAGGAGTAAGCATGAATGAGAAATTAAAACAAAGGCTTCGAAGAAAGATTCGCAAAGAGTTACAAGCTACAGCCGATGGCATAAAAGAACGATACGGCTTTGAGTGGACATGGAATTAA
- a CDS encoding glycosyltransferase yields MSVHYWLALHPDITRPIGGVKQMHRLAESIVACGRKATIIQESADFHPGWFSSNVNTISFSEWVKLRDSSLSRTHNVIIFPETFLTTIFKYAAGFPSVIFNQNLSYTFGLSGDTSFLKPNIALSLYRHESILQVFCVSQHDYKFLSEFVLPGSNRVSLIINGFDLGGLPSISNKKRQIVYMPRKNLLDGSVVASILRERSLLSGWTIKPIDGLAHTSVIELMSESFLFLSFGHPEGFGLPVAEALACGCAVVGYSGLGGRELFNLGSEFSMASEVAFGDWADFVNSVEDFELSLCQNPDRVFRNLTLLSAEVRSRYSLSAMQDSVSLALDKVEASL; encoded by the coding sequence ATGTCGGTTCATTACTGGTTAGCTCTCCATCCCGATATTACTCGTCCGATTGGCGGCGTAAAGCAGATGCATCGACTTGCTGAGTCTATTGTTGCCTGCGGACGTAAGGCAACAATTATTCAAGAGTCTGCTGATTTCCATCCTGGTTGGTTTAGCAGTAATGTTAATACAATTTCGTTTTCTGAGTGGGTTAAGTTACGCGATTCCTCTCTATCACGTACTCATAATGTCATTATCTTTCCAGAGACTTTCTTGACTACAATTTTTAAATACGCCGCAGGCTTTCCATCTGTCATATTTAATCAAAACTTATCATATACTTTTGGTCTTTCCGGCGATACTTCTTTTCTAAAGCCAAATATTGCATTGTCATTGTATCGTCATGAGTCGATTCTTCAGGTTTTTTGTGTGTCTCAACACGATTACAAGTTTCTCTCTGAGTTTGTTCTTCCTGGAAGCAATCGTGTTTCGTTGATTATTAATGGATTCGATCTCGGTGGTCTCCCTTCCATTTCTAACAAGAAGCGCCAGATTGTCTATATGCCTCGTAAGAATCTCCTTGATGGCTCCGTGGTCGCTTCTATTTTGAGAGAACGATCATTGCTTTCTGGTTGGACCATTAAGCCCATTGACGGTCTTGCTCATACTTCAGTTATTGAACTTATGTCTGAAAGTTTTCTTTTTCTCTCCTTTGGCCATCCTGAAGGATTCGGCTTGCCTGTAGCTGAAGCTCTTGCCTGTGGTTGCGCTGTTGTTGGTTATTCTGGTTTGGGTGGTCGTGAACTTTTTAACTTAGGTTCAGAGTTTTCTATGGCATCTGAAGTTGCTTTTGGTGATTGGGCAGATTTCGTCAATTCTGTTGAAGACTTTGAGCTATCTCTTTGTCAGAATCCAGATAGAGTCTTTCGAAACCTGACTTTATTGTCTGCTGAAGTTCGTTCTAGATATTCCTTATCGGCCATGCAAGACAGCGTTTCTTTGGCGTTAGATAAAGTTGAGGCAAGTTTATAG
- a CDS encoding sulfatase-like hydrolase/transferase, with protein MNRHKLKEKMWEKLIGKSKGKQYTNKDRTNLILITFDQWRGDWGDPMKPVTELKELKALAEEGLIIERCYTSSPQCVPARISWLTGMRPSESGVTYNRPLDLPGSAPSMIRELKDLGWHTAIVGKTHWSNHNIECDLRENKKRLSDLGFIESREIAGPRALQKVKCDITDDWEKTGVYKAHIKDLAERYKNGCNEAAWQVRESVLPNSLYPDIWIASKGIEMLQKMPTKKPWFLWISFVGPHEPFDTPKPWKGRNNNEQLPRVIKNNGWIDRLETTCETKKIRDLWKEKLKKEHTDALRLDYADHLQLLDDQLGKIIDIAKERTDYKNTAVAITSDHGEMLGDHEMLYKSTFLEPSVRVPFIYSPPQKTNQSHKNIRLLKPIGLTELIKFTIDGLHIGGKSKHIVRNCKWQNYAISEYGKEFMIVKGKIKVVYTSEGKAIWATDLEKDPEEKNNILENKNISVACKIFRQNRIAIRYARRRKKKGWCKIEYNK; from the coding sequence ATGAACCGACATAAATTAAAAGAAAAAATGTGGGAAAAACTAATAGGAAAATCTAAGGGGAAACAATATACAAATAAAGACAGAACAAACTTAATATTAATCACATTTGATCAATGGCGAGGTGACTGGGGAGATCCCATGAAACCGGTAACAGAACTGAAAGAATTGAAGGCCTTAGCAGAAGAAGGTCTAATAATAGAGAGATGCTATACAAGCAGCCCACAATGTGTGCCGGCAAGAATAAGTTGGTTGACGGGTATGAGACCAAGTGAATCTGGAGTTACATATAACAGGCCATTAGATTTGCCAGGTAGCGCACCATCAATGATACGTGAACTAAAAGATTTAGGGTGGCATACAGCGATAGTAGGAAAAACACATTGGAGCAACCATAACATTGAATGTGACTTAAGAGAAAACAAAAAGAGGCTTAGTGATTTAGGATTTATAGAATCAAGAGAAATTGCAGGACCGCGGGCCTTACAAAAAGTAAAATGTGACATAACAGACGATTGGGAAAAGACAGGAGTGTATAAAGCTCACATTAAAGACCTCGCTGAACGCTATAAGAATGGATGCAATGAAGCTGCATGGCAGGTTAGAGAAAGTGTTCTTCCTAACTCACTATATCCAGATATTTGGATTGCAAGTAAGGGTATAGAAATGCTTCAGAAAATGCCGACTAAAAAGCCATGGTTTCTGTGGATTAGTTTCGTAGGCCCGCATGAACCATTTGACACGCCAAAGCCATGGAAAGGAAGAAATAACAACGAACAACTCCCAAGAGTAATTAAGAATAATGGCTGGATTGACAGATTAGAAACGACATGTGAGACAAAAAAAATCAGGGATCTATGGAAAGAAAAATTAAAAAAAGAACATACTGACGCACTTAGACTTGACTATGCGGATCATCTACAATTATTAGATGATCAATTAGGTAAGATTATAGATATCGCGAAAGAAAGAACAGACTACAAAAATACAGCAGTAGCAATAACATCAGATCATGGCGAGATGCTAGGAGACCATGAGATGCTCTACAAATCAACATTCTTGGAGCCAAGCGTAAGAGTGCCATTTATATATAGTCCACCGCAAAAGACGAATCAAAGTCACAAAAATATAAGATTGCTTAAGCCAATAGGACTGACAGAACTAATAAAATTCACGATTGATGGCTTACATATAGGCGGAAAAAGCAAACATATAGTTAGGAATTGCAAATGGCAAAATTACGCAATTTCCGAGTATGGCAAAGAATTCATGATAGTTAAAGGCAAAATTAAAGTTGTCTACACAAGCGAAGGTAAAGCAATATGGGCAACTGACCTAGAAAAAGACCCGGAAGAGAAAAATAATATACTCGAAAACAAGAATATATCAGTAGCATGTAAAATATTTAGACAGAATAGGATTGCAATTAGGTATGCTCGTCGACGAAAGAAAAAGGGATGGTGTAAAATTGAATACAATAAATAG
- a CDS encoding tetratricopeptide repeat protein has translation MDLSNSAALSNLVSTLISHFRGGDHQSVISTWISSSLVSTLEPIAAKIVASSYFSLGNYQEAYNLLIEIESCFSEDESYYSLFGVTCRRLGDFERSEPLLLKALKLSPESLATKNNYANLLIDLKRFDESLLLLDEILNINPNFIDAITNKNRLLDSLQKVNLSQSIIESASNSAWSLADPLLMAFTPDEVKRTTSKLTAKVLDKNESTLLKNIPQSTSHELHRDQLKMAEQAVLSKNFNLALKTCTAIYGNCKSDLIGDVYEVAADAYIGLKLFHYAEICYGCAANLKGYSFKHLFNLANLACIRHDIILAKSYASRARDLDSDNPSLIKLIDNLSTMSSQFSFVTDWPSVNIVA, from the coding sequence ATGGATCTATCGAATAGTGCTGCTTTGTCAAATTTAGTCTCTACACTCATTTCACATTTCAGAGGTGGTGACCATCAGTCAGTAATTTCAACTTGGATATCATCCTCACTTGTTTCGACTCTAGAACCTATTGCAGCAAAAATTGTAGCTAGTTCTTATTTTAGTCTTGGTAATTACCAGGAAGCATATAACTTGCTAATTGAGATTGAATCATGCTTTTCCGAAGATGAGTCTTATTATTCTCTCTTCGGCGTTACTTGTCGCAGGTTAGGCGACTTTGAACGATCAGAACCTCTACTTTTGAAAGCTTTAAAGCTTTCACCTGAATCTTTGGCCACAAAGAATAATTACGCCAATCTATTAATTGATCTTAAACGTTTCGACGAGTCACTTTTGTTATTGGATGAGATATTAAATATTAATCCCAATTTTATTGATGCAATAACCAATAAAAATAGATTATTAGATTCTCTTCAAAAAGTAAATTTATCTCAATCTATTATCGAATCAGCGAGTAATTCAGCTTGGTCACTTGCCGACCCCCTACTAATGGCTTTTACTCCAGATGAAGTGAAAAGAACGACCTCCAAGCTAACCGCAAAAGTTCTTGATAAGAATGAGTCAACTTTATTAAAGAATATTCCTCAATCGACTTCACATGAACTTCACCGTGATCAGTTGAAGATGGCAGAGCAAGCAGTATTGTCGAAAAATTTTAATTTAGCTCTAAAAACTTGTACTGCTATTTATGGTAATTGTAAATCTGATTTGATTGGTGATGTATACGAGGTAGCTGCTGATGCTTATATAGGTTTGAAGCTTTTTCATTATGCTGAAATCTGTTATGGTTGTGCAGCAAATTTAAAAGGCTATTCTTTTAAGCACTTATTTAATCTTGCAAATCTTGCTTGCATCCGTCATGACATCATCTTAGCCAAGTCTTATGCTAGTCGCGCACGTGATCTTGACTCTGATAATCCATCACTTATCAAATTAATTGATAACTTGTCAACCATGTCGTCACAATTCTCCTTCGTTACAGATTGGCCTTCTGTTAATATCGTAGCTTAG